One stretch of Variovorax sp. 54 DNA includes these proteins:
- a CDS encoding YciI family protein: protein MKYLCLVHCDEAVLRALPPDERRALDADSMAYDRVLEAAGHFIAAEALSPVRAAKVVQVRQGQRSHVDGPYAEAREQLCGFILVEARDLNAAIQLAGRIPMARYGAIEVRPIDAMEMIENPKGNVA, encoded by the coding sequence ATGAAATACCTCTGCCTCGTTCATTGCGACGAAGCGGTCCTTCGCGCGCTGCCGCCCGACGAGCGCCGCGCGCTCGACGCCGATTCGATGGCCTACGACCGCGTGTTGGAAGCCGCCGGCCACTTCATCGCCGCCGAGGCGCTGAGCCCGGTGCGCGCCGCCAAGGTCGTGCAGGTGCGCCAAGGCCAACGCTCGCACGTCGACGGCCCCTACGCAGAAGCGCGCGAGCAGCTGTGCGGCTTCATCCTGGTCGAGGCGCGCGACCTGAACGCCGCGATCCAGCTGGCGGGCCGCATTCCGATGGCGCGCTACGGCGCCATCGAAGTGCGTCCCATCGACGCCATGGAAATGATCGAAAACCCGAAGGGGAATGTCGCATGA
- a CDS encoding YciI family protein → MRYLCLIYGTDAQTSHFSAQDMDHYINEHIDYDAHLQALGKLVVAEALQPAGTAVTVRMRNDKLSVTDGPFAETSEQLGGFYLVEADSEEEALQLAAGIPSARFSSIEVRKAYSSSDSGNRGAGP, encoded by the coding sequence ATGAGATACCTTTGCCTGATCTACGGAACCGACGCGCAGACGAGCCACTTCTCGGCGCAGGACATGGACCACTACATCAACGAACACATCGACTACGACGCCCATCTGCAGGCGCTCGGCAAGCTCGTCGTGGCCGAGGCCTTGCAGCCGGCCGGCACGGCGGTCACGGTGCGCATGCGCAACGACAAACTCTCGGTCACCGACGGGCCGTTCGCCGAAACCAGCGAGCAGCTGGGCGGCTTCTACCTGGTCGAGGCCGACAGCGAAGAAGAAGCGCTGCAGCTCGCGGCCGGCATTCCGTCGGCGCGCTTCAGCAGCATCGAGGTGCGCAAGGCGTACTCGAGCAGCGACAGCGGCAACCGGGGAGCCGGCCCATGA